A genomic window from Cotesia glomerata isolate CgM1 linkage group LG7, MPM_Cglom_v2.3, whole genome shotgun sequence includes:
- the LOC123268911 gene encoding putative uncharacterized protein DDB_G0291608 isoform X2 gives MRIRTLKVSYSPGDHNIPARKKNKKKDDITQMSNTKKTADFYLNMSSPRNPLRSSDDDELNESGSQTYDNNFQSKSSKHVRPANLIREQTSMQNLSTPPLNSYETPEEESIESLRSGSTPRPQSLQRRNPRKRTALGPMARLTALEASVAAANSKLLRLLKKNKVRQQQQQQQQQQQQQRQQNIVYPKLTESVVVEDNQEFIIIDEVKMPSDKVAMMLLAGTMRKRADTVMHAIWPDNVMQNMYIQLPKNRNENHVATGSADTLKVKKCRFNKIAIKFCI, from the exons ATGCGAATCAGGACTCTTAAGGTTTCATACAGCCCAGGTGATCACAATATCCCAgctaggaaaaaaaataaaaaaaaggatgAC ATTACTCAGATGTCCAATACGAAGAAGACAGCagatttttatcttaacaTGTCATCACCAAGAAATCCCCTCAGGTCCTCCGATGATGATGAG TTGAACGAGAGTGGCAGCCAAACTTacgataataattttcaatcgAAATCAAGCAAGCATGTTCGACCTGCGAATCTAATACGTGAACAGACCAGTATGCAGAATTTATCAACGCCACCGCTGAATAGTTATGAAACGCCAGAGGAAGAATCGATAGAATCTCTTCGATCCGGAAGTACGCCCCGACCACAGTCTCTACAAAGGCGAAACCCGAGAAAGCGTACAGCACTTGGACCAATGGCGAGGCTAACAGCACTAGAAGCATCTGTTGCAGCAgctaattcaaaattgttaagattattaaaaaaaaataaagtacgacaacaacagcaacaacaacaacaacaacaacagcagcaacGACAACAGAATATAGTGTATCCAAAACTAACAGAATCGGTAGTTGTAGAAGATAACCAGGAG ttCATAATCATCGATGAGGTGAAAATGCCAAGTGACAAAGTAGCCATGATGTTATTAGCAGGAACTATGAGAAAACGTGCCGATACGGTCATGCACGCTATTTGGCCAGATAACGTGATGCAGAATATGTATATACAATTGCCAAAAAACAGAAATGAAAACCATGTGGCAACCGGTAGCGCAGACACCCTTAAAGTTAAAA AATGTCGCTTTAATAAAATAGCGATAAAATTCTGTATATAA
- the LOC123268911 gene encoding putative uncharacterized protein DDB_G0274435 isoform X1, which translates to MRIRTLKVSYSPGDHNIPARKKNKKKDDITQMSNTKKTADFYLNMSSPRNPLRSSDDDELNESGSQTYDNNFQSKSSKHVRPANLIREQTSMQNLSTPPLNSYETPEEESIESLRSGSTPRPQSLQRRNPRKRTALGPMARLTALEASVAAANSKLLRLLKKNKVRQQQQQQQQQQQQQRQQNIVYPKLTESVVVEDNQEFIIIDEVKMPSDKVAMMLLAGTMRKRADTVMHAIWPDNVMQNMYIQLPKNRNENHVATGSADTLKVKNVCLYLQRKREIKYIEGGLDDITINLKSWMSDLFRQCRSRLKKKSTIRISFIKE; encoded by the exons ATGCGAATCAGGACTCTTAAGGTTTCATACAGCCCAGGTGATCACAATATCCCAgctaggaaaaaaaataaaaaaaaggatgAC ATTACTCAGATGTCCAATACGAAGAAGACAGCagatttttatcttaacaTGTCATCACCAAGAAATCCCCTCAGGTCCTCCGATGATGATGAG TTGAACGAGAGTGGCAGCCAAACTTacgataataattttcaatcgAAATCAAGCAAGCATGTTCGACCTGCGAATCTAATACGTGAACAGACCAGTATGCAGAATTTATCAACGCCACCGCTGAATAGTTATGAAACGCCAGAGGAAGAATCGATAGAATCTCTTCGATCCGGAAGTACGCCCCGACCACAGTCTCTACAAAGGCGAAACCCGAGAAAGCGTACAGCACTTGGACCAATGGCGAGGCTAACAGCACTAGAAGCATCTGTTGCAGCAgctaattcaaaattgttaagattattaaaaaaaaataaagtacgacaacaacagcaacaacaacaacaacaacaacagcagcaacGACAACAGAATATAGTGTATCCAAAACTAACAGAATCGGTAGTTGTAGAAGATAACCAGGAG ttCATAATCATCGATGAGGTGAAAATGCCAAGTGACAAAGTAGCCATGATGTTATTAGCAGGAACTATGAGAAAACGTGCCGATACGGTCATGCACGCTATTTGGCCAGATAACGTGATGCAGAATATGTATATACAATTGCCAAAAAACAGAAATGAAAACCATGTGGCAACCGGTAGCGCAGACACCCTTAAAGTTAAAA ATGTCTGCCTGTATCTGCAACGAAAAAGGGAAATCAAATACATTGAGGGAGGCCTAGATGATATAACAATAAACCTAAAGAGCTGGATGAGTGATTTATTCCGGCAGTGTCGGAgtcgtttaaaaaaaaaatcaactataaGGATCAGCTTCATTAAGGAATAG
- the LOC123268915 gene encoding uncharacterized protein LOC123268915: MYKHQSLKLTIRNSATSVINDTNTIRASFKIPTIRPQHSLTKLEKFYAEYIKVKTHHKREKKSKAQKQNVEKFNQKLDKLFDISNSTMVKNLPKEQQQFLNECQKGKTNLHSPVTNFLPVETFQNKSDTEQEITNEDNENNTDEIGMKLSQHSMPASFCSLSSNSSGLKRTYSDFEDELPVPPKKKKINIF, translated from the exons atgtataaacatcagtctttaaaattaactattcgAAATAGTGCTACTAGTGTTATTAACGATACTAATACTATTCGGGCTAGTTTCAAGATTCCAACTATACGTCCTCAGCACAGTCTTACgaagttggaaaaattttatgccgAATATATAAAAGTGAAGACACATCACAAGagggaaaaaaaatcgaaagcACAAAAACAGAATGTTGAAAAGTTTAACCAAAAACTAGATAAATTGTTCGATATTTCGAATTCCACAATGGTTAAGAATTTGCCAAAAGAGCAGCAACAATTTCTGAATGAGTGTCAAAAGGGGAAAACCAATCTTCACTCGCCCGTTACTAATTTCTTGCCAGTGGAAACTTTTCAGAATAAATCTGACACTGAACAGGAGATAACAAATGAAGATAATGAGAATAATACAGACGAAATTG gcATGAAATTATCGCAACATTCGATGCCAGCAAGTTTTTGTAGTCTATCATCAAATTCCAGTGGGTTGAAACGAACATATTCTGATTTTGAGGATGAACTCCCTGTACCtcctaaaaagaaaaaaatcaatattttttaa